From Ignisphaera aggregans DSM 17230, the proteins below share one genomic window:
- a CDS encoding hypothetical protein (InterPro IPR005479) has protein sequence MSSIELDHIIYATIPYKGYGVRAWSSKDKLENFRQAFQEWYAPFEQNTIRPGYEARVLIKTSIDEIYLARIFTKEKMDEKGRTSIVSHIVEIPIELLRQGLPLEVVDSEMTRYTMSSIGIGEVPKIRIVWEKQSEDPDIRYLKEHVDETTARKILEGFSKPKPRIVIIYKRDYWERIRMVYAITKLLIEANIKIFSIFSDTPPDHIIRIFHAPTIVTNIMPRIRPSEDWTVINIKTGEKGAEHTDIDSVLRKIYREHQ, from the coding sequence TTGAGCTCTATAGAGCTAGACCATATAATATATGCAACTATACCATATAAAGGCTATGGAGTACGTGCATGGTCTTCAAAAGATAAGCTAGAGAACTTTAGACAAGCATTCCAGGAATGGTATGCACCATTTGAACAAAACACAATTAGACCTGGATACGAAGCTAGAGTTCTCATTAAAACCTCGATAGATGAGATATATCTCGCAAGGATATTCACTAAGGAGAAAATGGATGAGAAGGGGAGAACAAGTATTGTAAGCCACATAGTCGAGATACCCATAGAGCTCCTAAGACAAGGACTACCTCTAGAAGTTGTAGATAGTGAGATGACTAGATATACAATGTCATCCATAGGTATAGGTGAGGTACCAAAGATAAGAATTGTATGGGAGAAACAAAGCGAGGATCCAGATATAAGATATCTAAAGGAACATGTAGATGAAACTACAGCTAGAAAAATACTAGAAGGCTTCTCAAAACCCAAACCAAGAATAGTCATAATATATAAACGCGACTATTGGGAAAGAATAAGAATGGTATATGCAATAACAAAACTTCTAATAGAAGCAAACATCAAGATATTCTCAATATTTAGCGATACACCACCAGACCACATAATAAGAATATTCCATGCACCAACCATAGTAACAAACATAATGCCAAGAATAAGACCAAGTGAAGATTGGACAGTAATAAACATAAAGACTGGTGAGAAGGGAGCAGAACACACAGACATAGACTCAGTACTTAGAAAGATCTATAGAGAGCATCAGTAA